In the Afipia sp. GAS231 genome, ACACTTCGGCGGTCGAGCCCGGCCGCAACACCAGCGGCGAACGGCCGTGAAACAGGTCGCGTTCCTCGGTGACATAGGGCGCGATATCCGCGGTGTCGGTCACCGCATACTTGTCGCCAACGATGGCGCGAAATTTCGCGACCAGTTCGGGCGGCAGCGGCGGCACGGCGGCTGGAGCGATATTCATCATCGTCTCTTTCATTGCCGCTCTTGGCGGCGGTGTTATTCCCGTCCGACCGCCGCACGGCGCAGCCGGTCATTGATGGCTTCACCCAATCCTTCGACGGGGATCGGCATGACCGCGATGCTGCGCACGCCCTTGGCATCGAGCGCGCGAAGGTGACCGAACAGATTGGCGGCGGCCTCAGCGAGATCGCCGCGTGCAGACAGATTCATCACTGCGGCAGCGGCGTCAATTCCCGAAATTGCTCCGAGGCCGAACGCGAGCAATGCCTCGCCGGGCTCGATTTGGCTCGCATGAAGCCGAACCCTGGCGCGCGGTGCGTAATGGGAGGCCAGCATGCCCGGCGCCAGCGGCTGTCCGCTGTCACTGTCGGCGTCGACAGGCGGTTGCAGCAGCGGCCGGCCGAGCACGCGTTCGATCTCGGTGCGCGGCAGGCCGCCGGGCCGCAGCAGCATCGGCTGGCCGAAGCAGCCGACAATGGTCGATTCGACGCCGACCGCGACGGGACCGCCGTCGACAATCAGGTCGATCCGCCCCGAAAGGTCGCTGTCGACATGGGCCGCCGTGGTTGGCGAGACGTGGCCGGACAAGTTGGCCGACGGCGCCACGACAGGCCGGCCCAACAGGCGCAGGATGTCGCGGGCCACAGGGTGGGCCGGTATCCGGATCGCGACGGTGTCGAGGCCGGCGGTGGCAAGATAGGCGACCGCGCAGCCGTCGGCCTTGGGCAAAACCAGTGTCAGCGGACCCGGCCAGAACGCTTCGGCGAGCGCCATCGCGGGACCGTCAAAACGGGCGATCTGCCGGGCGGCGCCGATATCGCCGACATGGGCGATCAGCGGGTTGAACGCCGGCCGGCCCTTGGCCTGGTAGAGGCGGGCGATGGCGGCCGCATTGGTGGCATCGGCGCCGAGGCCGTAAACGGTCTCGGTCGGGAACGCGACCAGCCCGCCACTCCCAAGGGAACGCGCGGCCGCCGCCACGGCAGCCTCGCCGGCGGGCAAAATCGGGGTCTTCAGGCCAACATTCACTGTGATTTATTTCCTCAAATCGCCGCCTTGCGGTGGCCGAAACCCAAGGCTATAAGCCGCGTTCTTAGTCGGAGTGTGGCTCAGCCCGGTAGAGCACTGCGTTCGGGACGCAGGGGTCGCAGGTTCGAATCCTGCCACTCCGACCATTCACCGTCAGATCAGGTTCTGATCGCCGGTGGTACCCCGAGTCAACTACCAACTCAACGCTGAAAACCCTCAGCTTTTCGCCATTTCCCGCAGCCTGATCGCGTTCGAAACGGAGACCGGGTGTCAGAACAAGGCTTACGGATCGGCACGCGCAAGAGTGCGATGGCGCTGGCGCAGACGGATGAGGTCGCCCGGCTGCTGCGATCGGCCAATCCCGCTCTCGCCGTCGAGATTATCAGGTTCGAAACCCGCGGAGACCAGGACCAGACCAGCAAATTGCTCCGCCATGGCGGCAAGGGCGGCGCGTTCGTCGCCGAAATTCGCGAGGCCATGCGCGCGGGCGAATTGCAGGCGGCGATGCATTCGCTCAAGGACGTGCCCGGCAACGAGGAGACGCCGGGCCTGGTGCTCGCCGCGATGCTGGCGCGCGACGCCGCCAATGATTCGCTGGTGTTGCGTCCCGGTCTCTCGCTGGAAATCTTTAGGGCCCAGCGCGGCAAGGGTTTCAAGATCGGCACCAACGCGGTGCGGCGCGCGGCCTATCTGCGCCGGCTGTTTCCGGAAGCCACGGTGATTCATTACCGTGGTGCTGCCGATACCCGTGTCGCCAAGCTCGATCGCGGCGACATGCAGCGGCTCCCCGGCGGCGGCGAGGTCGGTCCGGCGGATGCGCTGGTCATGGCGCGCTCGGGGCTTGAGCGCATCGGGCTGACGTCGCGCATCGCGCATGATTTCTCGGTCGCTGAAATGCTGCCGGCGGTTGGGCAGGGCATCGTCGCGGTCGAATGTGTCGAGAAGGACTGGGTCACGCGCGGGTACCTGGCGATGATCGACAATATGCCGTCGCGGCGCTGCGCCGAGGCCGAGCGCGAGGTGCTGTGGGTGCTGAACGGCCATTGCAACTCGCCGATCGCCGGCCATGCGACGATCGATGGCAGCGAGATGACGTTGACGGGCGCGGTGCTGGACGAAGCAACTGGCCACTTCATCGAGGCGTCGCGACGTGGAACGGCAGACCGGCCCCGCGAACTCGGCCGTGCGGTCGGCCTCGAGCTGCTGGACAAGGGTGCCGCCGAAATCATCGAGCGCAACAGGCCGAACGAGCATTAGCGAAGCTGCTTTCGCGGAAGCGCGCTTGTTGATACCTTCCGTTACATCGGTGAGACCGGAGGGCGCGCGCATGCGGTACGCTTCAATGCTGAAGACAACATTGGCAGCCGTTGCCGTGATCGTCTCGCTGCCTGCGCAAGCCCATGAGCGCTGGCCGGTAATCCCCGAAGAGATTGGCATCGGCCCGCCGCCCGCGCGCTATACCTGGATTCCGTATCGCTGCAGCGACGGGCCTGCGGATAACTTCTATCACGGCGCCTGGTATGCCGGTCAGCCGCCGGCGCTGTATCGCGGCCGTGCCTATCGGCCGTATTACCGATACAGCGCCTATCGCGTCGTGCCGCGAACCTATCTCTGCACCGAGTAGCGTCGCCTATTGCGGCTCAATGCCGGCTTCGCGCGTCACGCGCTTCCATTTCTCGATGTCGGCATGCATCAGGGCCGCGAATTCCTCGGGGCTGTTGCCGACCGGCTCGATACCTTGCTCCATCAGGAGCTTCTCCATCTCGGGCGTCTTCAGCGCATCCACAATGACCTTGTTGAGCTTGTCGATGATCGGCCGCGGCGTGTTGGCTGGCGCCAGCACGCCGTTCCAGCCGATGACCTCGTAGCCGGCCAATCCCGCTTCCGCGATCGTCGGAAGCTCAGGTGCGACGGCGAGGCGCCTGGCGGTGCTGATGCCGAGTGCGCGCACCGTCCCGGCCTTGATCTGCGGCAACGCCGTGACCGGCGTGTCGAAGAAGGCTGCGACTTCACCGGTCATGACGGCCTGCTGCGCCTGCGGCACGCTTCGGTAGGGCACATGCGTTATCTTCACGCCGGCGGTAGAGAGGAACAGCTCCATCGACAGGTGGGCCAGACTGCCGACACCGACCGAGGCGTAGTTCAGCTGCCCCTTGCGCGCCAGTTCCACAAACTCCTTGACCGACTTCGCCAGCGATGTTTTCGGCACCAGCAGGATTTCGCTGACCTTCGTCACCATCGAAATCGGCGCAAAATCCTTCTCGCTGTCATAGGGCAACTTGGCATAGAGCGCCGGATTGGCCGCATGGCTCGGAAACACCATCAGCAAGGTGTAGCCGTCAGGCTCGGCCTGCGCGACGGCACGGGTTCCGATGGTGCCGCCGGCGCCGGTGCGGTTGTCGATGATGACGGGCTGGCCAAACTGCTCGGTGATGTGCTTTCCGACCAGCCGCGCCAGAATATCGGTGATGCCGCCGGCGCCAGTCGGCACGATCAGCTTGATCGTACGTGTCGGATAGTCCTCCGCGCGGGCCGTCGGCGACGTTGCCAGCGCCAGACAGATGACAAGGAGTGCGCGGCATATCCCTGGGGCGCTCATCAGTTGGTCTCCTGCCTGGTCTTCTTCTTGTTCAGGGCCACGATATCGAACCCCAGTCCGCAATGATAGAAGTCTGACGGAGTCGTCCGATCGCGATAAATGCTTAGCGCGCGACCTGGCTCCACTCCGGACAGGTGCGCTGGTCGACCGGCACCAGCCACGCCTTGTAGTTGGTCCTGTCGATGACCTCGGCCGGCAGCAACACCTTGTCCGGCAGTGGTTCGCGCTTGAGGTACCGCACCGCCGCCCGCGTCGCTGTGCAGCCGATCTTGAACATGTTGAAATCGACGGTGGCGAGGATGGCGCCGGTCTCGATCTGCTTCACGGCAGGGAGAATGCCGTTGATGCCGATCACGATCGCGGTCCGGTTGGCCGCCTTCAAGGCTTCCAGCACGCCCAGCGCCATGCTGTCGTTGGCCGAGAGCACGGCATCGATCTGCGGATGCTCGGCCAACAGCTTCTCCATCGCGCGCCTGGCGTCGGGCTGCTGGTAATTGCCGATGCCGGAGCCGAGCACGTCGATGCCGGGAAATTCGGCAAGAGCGCGCTGGTAGCCGCGGACGCGCTCGCGGTTGGTCGGTGCCGCCGGCGTGCCCTCGATCACGGCGATCTTGCCCTTGCCGCCCATGTTGTCGAACAGATAGCGCGCCTCGCGGTAGCCGATCTCGAAATCGTCGGCGCCGACATAGGTGACGAATTGGCCCGGCAGTGGATTGGAAACCAGCACCACCGGGATTTTGGCATCGTTGAGCTTCTTCACGGAATCGACCATGGCGACGTCGTCGACCGGAATGAAGATGACGGCGTCCGGCCTGTCCTTGATCACCTGATCCACCATCGCCTTCTGCTCGTCGACGTTGTCAGGATGCTTCGGCACGAAGTGCACGACCTTTGCGCCGGTCGTGCGCGCGATCTGGTCGGCGGCAATGCGGAAGGCTTCGTAGGCTGGGTTGGTCAGGTTCTTGGTGAAGACCGCGATGGTCATGTCGGCGGCGCTGGCACTGAAGCTGCAGAGAGTCATGGCGCCCGATATCATTGCCGCCGTCAGAGTTCGCATGATCGCCTCCGTGAATGGTAAGCCGTCATTGCGAGCGCAGCGAAGCAATAGATCTTGCGGCAGAAAGAAAGCGTGGATTGCTTCGTCGCTTCGCTCCTCGCAATGACGGGTGGAGTCACAGCCACAAGATCTTCTTGCGATATTCGAGGTCGGTCAGCAGCGGGGCAGCGGGCCCCTGATGGAATACGGCGCCACGCTCCAGCGCGAAGACGCGGTCGGCCAGGGCCAGCACCAGATCTAAATTGTGTTCGACGATCACGATGGAAATATGCTGCCGCAACTGGTCGAACACTTTGAACAGTTCGAGGATCACGGTTGGCGCCAGGCCCTCAAAGGGCTCGTCCAGCAGCAGCAATTTCACATTGCCCGACATCGCGCGGGCCACCGCCACCATCTGCTGCTCGCCGCCGGAGAGATAATCCGCTGCGACGTCCATGCGTTCGCGCAGGCGCGGAAAATAATTGAGGACCTGCTCCTCGCTCCACACCACGCCGTTGCTGCCGTCGGTCTTGCGCGCAAGACGGCCGAGCGAGAGATTTTCCCGCACCGTCATGCCGGCGAACAGGCCGCGGCCCTGCGGCACATAGCCGATCCCCGCGCGCGCAATGTCTGGCGCCGGCAAACGGGAGATGTCGGCGCCGGCATATTCGATTGCGCCCGACGACAGCGGCACCAGGCCGGCGAGCGTCTTCAACAGCGTCGACTTGCCGGCGCCGTTGCGGCCGAGTAGAGCGACGATTTCGCCCTCGCGCACGTCGAGCGTGGCGTCGTGGAGGATATGGCTCTTGCCGTAGAACGCATTGACGCGCTCGAACCGCAGCACCGGCGCTGAATTCTCACGGGCTGCCTCGCTGCGGCTGTGCTCGACCTCGGGCACACCGGTGCCGGTATAGATCTGCTGCACCCGTCGATCGGCGCGCACGGCATCCGGTGTGCCGGTCATCAGCACTTCGCCCTGGTTCATCACGGTGACTTCGTGCGAAAAGCCGAGCACGCGATCGATATCGTGCTCGACGATCAGGACCGGAATGTTGGCGGCGATGTTCTTGATGAGGTTCGAGACGCGCTCGCGCTCGGCGGCGGCCAGGCCGGCCAGCGGTTCGTCGAGCAGCAGGACCTGTGGCTTGGAGCCGAGTGCGATGCCGAGGTCGACCAGCCGCTGGCCGCCATAGGACAGCTCGCCGCCTTCGATGGTTTCGATGCCTTCGAGTCCGAGGAATTTGATCAGCTCCGCGGTCTCGGCGTGGATGCCTTCGTAGCTGTCGATGTCACGCCACAGATTGAACCGCATGTCGCTGCGCGCCTGCAGCGACAGCCACAGGTTTTCATAGATCGAAAGGCCCTTGAACAGGTTGGTGATCTGGAACGAGCGCGTGAGCCGCTGGTGGCAGATCAGATCGGACGGCACGCCCTGGATCTCGCGGCCGTTGAGCTTGATGGTACCGTTGTCGGTCGGGAACAGGCCGGATATCAGGTTGAACAGCGTGGTCTTGCCGGCGCCGTTCGGGCCGATCAGTGCGTGAATCTGGCCGGCGCCGATCGTGAGGCTGGCATTGGTGACGGCGCGGATGCCGCCGAACGTTTTCGAGACGCCGCTGACCTCGAGCACGGTGCCGGAGAGTCCCTTGGGCAACAGAAAGCCCGGCAGCGGCAGGCCGTCATAGATCTTGCGCCGGCTCATGGCGGCGGTCTCTTCCGGCGCCGGCCACCAGCGCCTCGCAAGCGTCGCCCAGATGCCGACGAGACCACCCGGCGAATACAGCACGAAGGCGATGAAGATCAGCCCGAACCAGAGCAGCCAGTTCGGCGTCCAGATCGAAAACAATTCGCGGAACAGGATGAAGAACAGCGCACCCAGCGCCGGACCGAGCATGCTGCGCATGCCGCCGATCACGACGATCGCCAGCAACTCGCCGGAAAACGGCACCGAGACCGCTTCGGCCGAGACCAGATAGTTCTGGAATCCGATCAGGCCGCCAGCAAAGCCCGTCACCACGGCCGAGATCACGAAGACGCCGAGCTTGTAGCGATCGACCGGATAACCCTGGAAGGTGGCGCGCAACTGGTTCTCGCGGATCGCCATCAGCACGTGGCCGAACGGCGAGCGCACCAGCCGCAGCAGCAGATAGAGCACGGCGAGGCAGAGCACGGAGACCAGGATGTAATAGTTGAGCGTATCGTCGAGATTGACCGGCCCGAGATGGCCGCGCTTCAATCCGCCGAGGCCGTCTTCGCCGCCGGTCAGGTTGCTCCAGCGGAACGCGGTGGTGTAGGTGAGGGCTGCGAGCGCCAATGTGAGCAGCGAGAAGTACACGCCGCGACGCCGCAGGATGATGATGCCGACAACGGTGGACGCCACCGCCACCACGGCCATCGACAGCAGCAGCGGCAGAAATATTTCGCCGCGGAACCAGTTGAGCTGGATCAGCCCGGCGGCATAGGCGCCGATGCCGAACCAGGTGCCGTGGCCGAACGAGACCAAACCCGTATAGCCGACGCAGAGATTGAGCCCCATCGCGGCAATGGCGAGTGCCACCACCATGGTCCCGGTGTTGAGCGACAGGCCAAGCAGATGCAGGCCGAACGGCAGCGCGATCATGGCGAGCGCTGCCAGCAACAGCGGCCGGTATTTCGCGATGGGCGAGGTGATGTTCATTCGAACTTCTCGATGCGCTCGCCGAGCAGCCCGCGCGGCCGCACCAGCAGCACCAGGAACATCAGCACATAGATCGAGGCTTCGCCCGCAGCCGGCGCAAAATGGATGGTGATCCCTCTGACCACGCCGACCAGCAGCGCCGATATCACCACGCCCCAGAAACTGCCGAGGCCGCCGATCACCACGACGACAAAGGCGACCGTGATAATCTCGGCGCCCATCGCCGGATGCACATTGGTGATCGGCGCCTGGAACGCGCCGCCAAGCGCGGCCATGCCGACGCCGAGCATGACGACGGCGGTCATGTAGGGCTGCAGCCGGATACCCAGTGCGGCGACCATGTCCGGCCGCTGGATGCCGGCGCGCACCACGCGGCCGAACGAGGTCTTGTGCAGCAGCAGCCAGATGCCGAGCAGCACCAGGGCGACGACGGCGAGAATGAGCAGGCGATAGCGCGAGAACAGGAAGTCACCGAGGATGATCGAACCGCGAAACGCCGGTGGGATCGAGGCCGGCAACGGCGCCGCGCCCCATAGAATCCGGATCGCCTGTTCGGTGACCATGGCAAGACCGAACGTCACCAACAGGCTCAGGATCGGATCGGCGCTGTAGAACCGGCGCAGGATGAACCGTTCAAACAGGATGCCGAGCAGGGCGACGGCGACCGGCGACAGCACGATCGCCGGGCCGAAGCCGAGATATCGGGTGATCTCGATCGAAGCGTAGGCGCCGAGCGCATAGAACGCGCCATGCGCCAGGTTGACGATGCCGCCGACGCTGAAGATCAGCGACAGGCCGAGCGCGATCAGCAGATAATAGCCGCCGAGCACGAGGCCATTGACCACCTGTTCCAGCAGGAATCCGAATTGCATGCTTTGTCCCGGAGGCGCGGGCCTCGGCTTTCGGTGGCGATCAGGCGCAGACTTGCAGGCTTAGAACCTGGAAGCTTACATCGAGCAGGGATTCTGCTCCTTGGTCAGTGCGATGCTTTCAAGCGAGTCATTCGGTCCGGGAATCGCGGATCCGAGATCCAGCGTGTCCCACTTGTCCTTGGCCTGGCCCTTGGCCTTGACCGTGAAGGGATAGGCTTCCTGCATCAACTGGTGATCCCATGAGCGGAAATAGGCCTTGCGACCCTTCAGGATGTCGAACTGGGTTTCCTTCTCGAAGTAGGCGATCAGCTTGTCGGTGTCGGTCGACTTGGTCTCGTTCATGGCCTGCGCCATCATCTTCAGCGAGACATATTCGATCCAGGCATGGTTCTCCGGCGGCTTGCCGTTCTTCTTGATAAAGTTGGCGACGAACGTCTTCGACGCCGGAACATCGGAGGTGTGGTACCAGACCGTCGGCCAGGTGCCGCTCAGATTGCCGTCGCCGGCGGCCCAGGCGTCGGCGGTGTTAAGGTTGAAGCCGACGATCGGGTAGGGCAGGCCGAATTCGGCATATTGCTTGATCAGGTTGGTGACCTGGTTGCCGGCGAGGTTGGAGCAGACCACATCTGGCTTGGCCTGGCGGATCTTCAGGAGATACGGGCTGAAGTCGGTGACGTCGGTCGCGACCAGTTCGTCGCCGATCAGCTTGCCGCCATTGGCGTCGAAGAACGATTTGGCGGCGCGCGCCAGATCGTGGCCGAAGATGTAGTCGGCGGTCAGCGTATAGAATTTCTTGTCCTTCATCATGTTGTCGCGCACCAGCGCCTTGCCGACCGCGTTCACCATCACCGTCGAGGGAATATCGACGTGGAAGGTGTACTTGTTGCAGTTCTTGCCGCGCAGCGCGTCGGAGCGGGCGCCGATCTGCATGAACAGCCGCTTGTTGCGTTCGGCGACCTGCATGATGGTCAGCGCCGAGGCCGAATTGATCTCACCCATCAGCACGGCCACGCCGTCCTGGTCGAGCATGCGCTGGGCCTTGGTCGCCGCGGTGGCGGGATTGACCGAATCTTCCGAGGTGATGTCGAGCTGGCGGCCCATGACGCCGCCGGCGGCGTTGATTTCTTCCTCGGCCATGCGGATGCCGAGCTGGGCATAGGCGCCGAGCGCGCCGAGAAAACCGGTCAGCGGCGTCAGGTGGCCGATTTTGATCTTCTCGGTCTGGCCACTGACGATGGAGGGAAATCCGATCGCGGAAGCGCCGGCAAACGCCGCGCTGGCTTTCAACAACGTACGTCGGCTGTAGCGGGTCATCACTGATCTCCTCCCGGGGGCGCGTCGCGACGTCCTGCCTCCGATTCCCGCTTATGCGAGGATGTGAGAGACGTTTTTTTATTGTTGGAGGATATTTCCGGACGCGGTGGCTCCTGTCAACGCCAAATCCGCCGCAGGCGGGCGTCAAATGGTCTGGACAGGCGTCAGGAGGATTTGGCGAGATCTCTGGCGCCGAACTCGGCGGACAGCCGTTTGGCGGCGGTTTGCACCAATTTGGCGCGGCTTTGCAGCACCTGGTCCGTCATCCGCCAGATCGGACCGGAGATGCCGAGCGCGCCGATCACCTCGCCGGTGAAGTTGTAGACCGGCACCGCGACGCAGCGCACTTCGGCGTTGAACTCGCCATCGTCGAAGGCAATGGCGTCGCGCCGGATCTCGGTGATCTGGCGCAGCAGCGCGGATGGATCGGTGATCGACTTCTTGGTCGAGGGTATCAGTTCGACCCGTTCGAGGAAGCGCTTCAGCTGATCGGGGCGAAGCGACGCCAGGATGATCTTGCCGAGCGCGGTGCAATGCGCCGGCCGCACCACACCGACCCGGTCGGTCAATTGAAACGCACCGGCCCCGCTGGTGCGGGCGATGACCACCACGGAATCGCCCATCCGCACCGCGAAATGGCCGCTTTCACCGCTTTCCCGCGACAAGTCCTCGAGAATGGGCGTCGCCAGATTGACCATCTCGATCTCGTCGAGCGCGCTGGCGGCAAGCGCAAACAGCGGCCGGCCGACGCGGTAGCGCTTGGAATCTCGCTCCTGCCGCATATAGCCGAGCGAGACCATCGTCTTGGCGAGGTGGAAGGTGGTGGAATTGTGCAGGCCGACCAGCTTGCTGAGTTCGGCAAGCCCGATGCCCTCGCGGTGACGGGCGACTTCTTCCAGGATCGCGAACGCGCGTCCGAGCGACTGCACGCCGCTGCGCGCACGGTCCTCGGCGTCGTCGTCGATGTTTTGCTCGGTCGATTGCACCAGGCGCGCAACCGACGTCTTGCGTGGACTGGCCGGCTTGTCGCTGGTCTTCAGCTTGGTGCGCGATGTCACGGAATCAGCTCTCCCCATGGGCGCGAAGTCTATTCACACCGTCCCCGCCCATCAACCGCGAGACGCCTTGCTCCGGACGGCTACACGAGCATACCACAATAGCAATTGACGTACAGTATTATGGGAAATAGGGTCGCAGCCAATCGCCGGCCGCGCATCCAAGACGCGGCAGCCGGGGCGCTGGGCAGGGCGAAGCGTTGAGCAGGGAGAGAGTGATCGATGTCCGGTAATACGCTCAACGGTGCCCAGGTCATTGTCGATTACCTGATCCAGGAGAAGGTGCCGCAGGTGTTCGGCCTGTGCGGGCACGGCAATATCCAGTTCATCGATGCGCTCTATGAGCGCTCGGCCGACATCAAGACAATATCGACGCACCACGAAAGCGTCGCCGGCTTCATGGCCGACGTCTATTACCGCGTTTCGGGCAAGGTGACTGCGACCTTTACATCGTGCGGTCCGGGTTCGGCGCAACTGCCGATCGCGCTCGCCACCGCCTATCTTGACTCGGTGCCGTTCCTGGCGGTGACCGGCAATGTACCGACCAGCCAGTTTAATCGCGGCGCCTTTCAGGAGATGTACCGGCAGAACCAGGCCGATTTCCCATCGACCGTGCGCGGCATCTGTAAGCGGGTATTTCAGCCGACGCGCGGCGAGATGGTGCCACTCGCCGTCAGGCAGGCGTGGAAAACCATGGTGACCGGCCGTCCCGGACCGGTAGTTCTGGATGTTCCATATGACGTGTTCATGGAATCGGCTGCCGAGGAAGTGCCGGACGCGAAGGCGTGGAACGGCAACATTTCCAGTCGTTGCGGTGCCGATCCGGAAGGTGTCGTGAAGGCTGTCGATATGCTGCTCGGCGCGGAACGCCCAGTCATCTTTGTCGGCCAGGCGATCCGCCATGGCGGCGCGGCCGGCGAATTGCTCCAGCTTGCCGAACGTCTTCAGATTCCGGTGGCGGCTTCGATGAGCGGACTCGGCGCTATCGATACGCTGCATCCGCTCTCGCTGGGAATGGTGGCGCGTGGCGGCCATTATCAAGCGAATCACGCGACGCGACAAGCCGACGTGCTGATGTCGCTCGGTGCGCGTTTCGACGATCGCACTTCAAGTTCTTGGATTCCGGGTTACTCGTTCACTATCCCGCCGACACGGCTCATTCACGTTGACATCGATCCGGATGAGATCGGCCGTAACTATCCGGTGGCGTTGGGTCTGATGGCCGACATCCGCACCTTTCTGCGCCAGGTCCTTGCGGAGCTCGATCGGCGCAAGGACCTCACCAAAAAAGCTGAAGCGCGCAAAAAATGGCTGGCTCAGATCGAGGGTTACCGCAAGGAGTGGGACAGACTGGTGGCACCGGGCTTCACCGACGACACCCAGCCAATCAATCCACAGCGCGCGGCATTCGAGATTCAGCGCGGACTACCCGACGACGCGATCCTGGTCAGCGACATCGGCGTGCACCACAACTGGCTGCTCGGCTATTGCAAGCCGCGCCGTCCGGATTCAATGATCGGCTGTATGGCATTCGGCTCCATGGGCTTCGGTGTCGCCGGCGTGCTCGGCGCTAAATTCGCAGCGCCCGACCGGCCCTGCGTATCAGTATGCGGCGACGGAGC is a window encoding:
- a CDS encoding thiamine pyrophosphate-binding protein translates to MSGNTLNGAQVIVDYLIQEKVPQVFGLCGHGNIQFIDALYERSADIKTISTHHESVAGFMADVYYRVSGKVTATFTSCGPGSAQLPIALATAYLDSVPFLAVTGNVPTSQFNRGAFQEMYRQNQADFPSTVRGICKRVFQPTRGEMVPLAVRQAWKTMVTGRPGPVVLDVPYDVFMESAAEEVPDAKAWNGNISSRCGADPEGVVKAVDMLLGAERPVIFVGQAIRHGGAAGELLQLAERLQIPVAASMSGLGAIDTLHPLSLGMVARGGHYQANHATRQADVLMSLGARFDDRTSSSWIPGYSFTIPPTRLIHVDIDPDEIGRNYPVALGLMADIRTFLRQVLAELDRRKDLTKKAEARKKWLAQIEGYRKEWDRLVAPGFTDDTQPINPQRAAFEIQRGLPDDAILVSDIGVHHNWLLGYCKPRRPDSMIGCMAFGSMGFGVAGVLGAKFAAPDRPCVSVCGDGAFFMQANVLGTAVEYNLPCVWVVWNNYAYASIRGLQRGYMGGRELATDFHDPVTGQRYNPDFAAMARSCGVEGVRIDRAADLAEAIRRGIAANRPYLIDVDIAADINPAGAGIWELPGLGQSKPAIGTRYEPV
- a CDS encoding IclR family transcriptional regulator yields the protein MTSRTKLKTSDKPASPRKTSVARLVQSTEQNIDDDAEDRARSGVQSLGRAFAILEEVARHREGIGLAELSKLVGLHNSTTFHLAKTMVSLGYMRQERDSKRYRVGRPLFALAASALDEIEMVNLATPILEDLSRESGESGHFAVRMGDSVVVIARTSGAGAFQLTDRVGVVRPAHCTALGKIILASLRPDQLKRFLERVELIPSTKKSITDPSALLRQITEIRRDAIAFDDGEFNAEVRCVAVPVYNFTGEVIGALGISGPIWRMTDQVLQSRAKLVQTAAKRLSAEFGARDLAKSS